The following coding sequences are from one Verrucosispora sp. WMMD573 window:
- the recF gene encoding DNA replication/repair protein RecF gives MYVRRLELVDFRSYERIGVDLEPGPNVLIGANGVGKTNLVEALGYVATLDSHRVATDAPLVRMGATAAVIRCAVVHDGRELLVELEIVPGKANRARLGRSPARRARDVLGALRLVLFAPEDLELVRGDPAERRRYLDDLLVLRQPRYAGVRADYERVVKQRNALLRTAYLARKTGGSRGGDLTTLAVWDTHLARHGAELLAGRLELVAALAPHVTKAYDAVAAGRGAAGISYRPSVDLAEPTTDRDALAAVLTTALEDSRSAEIERGTTLVGPHRDDLTLTLGPLPAKGYASHGESWSYALALRLAGYDLLRNDGIEPVLVLDDVFAELDAGRRDRLAELVGGASQLLVTCAVADDVPAALRGARYEVTEGAVRRAD, from the coding sequence GTGTACGTCCGCCGGCTCGAACTTGTCGACTTCCGCTCCTACGAGCGGATCGGCGTCGACCTCGAACCGGGCCCGAACGTCCTGATCGGCGCCAACGGCGTCGGCAAGACGAACCTGGTCGAGGCGCTGGGTTACGTCGCGACCCTCGACTCCCACCGGGTCGCCACCGATGCCCCGCTGGTGCGGATGGGTGCCACCGCCGCGGTGATCCGCTGCGCGGTGGTGCACGACGGCCGCGAACTCCTGGTGGAGCTGGAGATCGTCCCAGGCAAGGCCAACCGGGCCCGCCTCGGCCGCTCCCCAGCCCGCCGGGCGCGCGACGTGCTGGGCGCGCTGCGGCTGGTGCTCTTCGCCCCGGAAGACCTCGAACTGGTTCGGGGTGACCCGGCCGAACGCCGCCGCTACCTCGACGACCTGCTGGTGCTGCGCCAACCCCGCTACGCCGGAGTACGCGCCGACTACGAGCGGGTGGTCAAACAACGCAACGCGCTGCTGCGCACCGCGTACCTCGCCCGCAAGACCGGCGGATCGCGCGGCGGTGACCTGACCACCCTCGCCGTCTGGGACACCCACCTGGCCCGGCACGGGGCCGAACTGCTCGCCGGGCGGCTGGAACTGGTCGCCGCCCTGGCCCCGCACGTCACCAAGGCATACGACGCGGTGGCCGCCGGCCGCGGTGCGGCGGGAATCAGCTACCGGCCCTCGGTAGACCTCGCCGAACCCACCACCGACCGGGATGCCCTCGCGGCGGTGCTCACCACCGCACTGGAGGATTCCCGCTCCGCCGAGATCGAACGCGGCACCACCCTGGTCGGCCCGCACCGCGACGACCTCACCCTCACCCTCGGCCCCCTGCCGGCCAAGGGCTACGCCAGCCACGGCGAATCGTGGTCGTACGCGCTCGCGTTGCGGCTGGCCGGCTACGACCTGCTGCGCAACGACGGCATCGAGCCGGTGCTGGTGCTCGACGACGTCTTCGCCGAACTGGACGCGGGCCGGCGGGACCGGCTCGCCGAACTGGTCGGCGGGGCCAGCCAACTGCTGGTGACCTGCGCGGTCGCCGACGACGTGCCAGCCGCCCTGCGTGGCGCCCGGTACGAGGTGACGGAGGGGGCGGTGCGTCGTGCCGACTGA
- a CDS encoding DciA family protein, translating to MPVTGDGEGVSGPQLARAVLDAAKARREAAGRPRRRTATGGDGERRLRGYSGPGPDPRDPQPLGAVLNRLMKARGWQQPAAEATVFGAWERVVGAEVAQHSRPVKLENGELTVEARSTAWATQLRLLAGSLLQQIAREVGHNVVRKLHIHGPAAPSWSRGPRRVRGRGPRDTYG from the coding sequence GTGCCGGTTACCGGCGACGGCGAGGGCGTCTCCGGCCCGCAGCTGGCCCGCGCGGTGCTGGACGCGGCGAAGGCGCGGCGCGAGGCCGCCGGCCGTCCCCGCCGTCGCACCGCGACCGGCGGCGACGGTGAGCGTCGGCTGCGCGGCTACTCGGGGCCCGGCCCGGACCCACGCGACCCGCAACCCCTCGGCGCGGTGCTCAACCGGCTGATGAAGGCCCGCGGTTGGCAACAGCCGGCCGCCGAGGCCACCGTCTTCGGCGCCTGGGAACGGGTGGTCGGCGCGGAGGTGGCCCAGCACAGCCGCCCGGTGAAGCTGGAGAACGGTGAACTGACCGTGGAGGCCCGCTCCACGGCCTGGGCGACGCAGCTGCGCCTGCTCGCCGGGTCGCTGTTGCAGCAGATCGCCCGCGAGGTCGGCCACAACGTGGTCCGCAAACTGCACATCCACGGCCCGGCCGCCCCGTCCTGGTCACGCGGCCCACGACGGGTGCGCGGCCGGGGCCCCCGCGACACCTACGGCTGA
- the gyrB gene encoding DNA topoisomerase (ATP-hydrolyzing) subunit B — protein MAAQENQQYGAESITVLEGLEAVRKRPGMYIGSTGERGLHHLVWEVVDNAVDEALAGHCDTIDVVLQADGGVRVTDNGRGFPVDLHPKLKKPGVEVALTVLHAGGKFDGKAYAVSGGLHGVGVSVVNALSTRMAVEIHKDGFVWRQQYHHSKPTALEKGEPTDRTGSAVSFWPDPDVFETVDFDLQTIYRRLQEMAFLTRGLTIHLLDERVAEGEEGKLREVTFKYDGGIADFVRHLNASKTPIHKTVIEYGAEEEGMSLEIAMQWNESYGESVYTFANNINTHEGGTHEEGFRAALTSVVNRYGTDKKLLKGDEKLSGEDIREGLAAIISVKLTNPQFEGQTKTKLGNTPVKSFVQRVCNDRLVDWLDRNPAEAKIIITKASQAARARIAAQQARKLARRKSLLESGSMPGKLADCQSTDPRESEVFIVEGDSAGGSAKQGRDPRTQAILPIRGKILNVEKARIDRVLKNNEVQALITALGTGIHDDFDIEKLRYHKIVLMADADVDGQHIQTLLLTLLFRFMRPLVELGHVYLAAPPLYKIKWNRKGDDAQYAYSDRERDGLIALRQQKKPNAKPDDIQRFKGLGEMNYPELWETTMNPATRTLRQVTLDDAATADELFSVLMGEDVEARRSFIQRNAKDVRFLDI, from the coding sequence GTGGCAGCGCAGGAAAATCAGCAGTACGGCGCCGAGTCGATCACCGTTCTCGAAGGGCTGGAGGCGGTCCGCAAGCGGCCCGGCATGTACATCGGGTCCACCGGCGAACGCGGTCTGCATCACCTCGTGTGGGAGGTCGTCGACAACGCGGTGGACGAGGCGCTGGCCGGCCACTGCGACACCATCGACGTGGTGCTGCAAGCCGACGGCGGCGTCCGGGTCACCGACAACGGCCGGGGCTTCCCGGTCGACCTGCATCCCAAGCTCAAGAAGCCCGGCGTCGAGGTGGCACTGACCGTGCTGCACGCGGGCGGCAAGTTCGACGGCAAGGCGTACGCGGTCTCCGGCGGCCTGCACGGCGTCGGCGTCAGCGTCGTCAACGCCCTCTCCACCAGGATGGCCGTGGAGATCCACAAGGACGGCTTCGTCTGGCGGCAGCAGTACCACCACTCCAAGCCGACCGCCCTGGAGAAGGGCGAGCCGACCGACCGCACCGGCTCGGCGGTCTCCTTCTGGCCCGACCCGGACGTTTTCGAGACCGTCGACTTCGATCTTCAGACGATCTACCGGCGGCTCCAGGAGATGGCGTTCCTGACCCGGGGCCTCACCATCCACCTGCTCGACGAGCGGGTCGCGGAGGGTGAGGAGGGCAAGCTCCGCGAGGTCACCTTCAAGTACGACGGTGGCATCGCCGACTTCGTCCGCCACCTCAACGCCTCGAAGACCCCGATCCACAAGACGGTGATCGAGTACGGTGCCGAGGAAGAGGGCATGTCGCTTGAGATCGCCATGCAGTGGAACGAGTCGTACGGCGAGTCGGTCTACACCTTCGCCAACAACATCAACACGCACGAGGGCGGCACCCACGAGGAGGGCTTCCGGGCCGCGTTGACAAGCGTCGTCAACCGGTACGGCACGGACAAGAAGCTGCTCAAGGGTGACGAGAAGCTCTCCGGTGAGGACATCCGCGAGGGCCTGGCCGCGATCATCTCGGTCAAGCTGACCAACCCGCAGTTCGAGGGTCAGACCAAGACCAAGCTCGGCAACACGCCGGTGAAGAGCTTCGTGCAGCGGGTCTGCAACGACCGGCTGGTCGACTGGCTGGACCGCAACCCCGCCGAGGCGAAGATCATCATTACCAAGGCGTCCCAGGCCGCCCGCGCCCGGATCGCCGCCCAGCAGGCCCGCAAGCTGGCCCGGCGCAAGTCGCTGCTGGAGTCCGGCTCGATGCCGGGCAAGCTGGCCGACTGCCAGTCCACCGACCCGCGCGAGTCCGAGGTGTTCATCGTCGAGGGTGACTCGGCCGGCGGCTCGGCCAAGCAGGGACGGGATCCGCGTACCCAGGCGATCCTGCCGATTCGCGGCAAGATCCTGAACGTGGAGAAGGCCCGGATCGACCGGGTGCTGAAGAACAACGAGGTTCAGGCGCTGATCACCGCGCTCGGCACCGGCATCCACGACGACTTCGACATCGAGAAGCTGCGGTACCACAAGATCGTGCTGATGGCCGACGCCGATGTCGACGGCCAGCACATCCAGACGCTGCTGCTCACCCTGCTGTTCCGCTTCATGCGCCCGCTTGTGGAACTCGGTCACGTGTACCTGGCCGCCCCGCCGCTTTACAAGATCAAGTGGAACCGGAAGGGTGACGACGCGCAGTACGCGTACTCCGACCGGGAGCGCGACGGGCTGATCGCGCTGCGCCAGCAGAAGAAGCCGAACGCCAAGCCGGACGACATCCAGCGGTTCAAGGGTCTCGGCGAGATGAACTACCCGGAGTTGTGGGAAACCACGATGAACCCGGCCACCCGTACGCTGCGCCAGGTGACCCTGGACGACGCGGCAACCGCCGACGAGCTGTTCAGCGTGTTGATGGGTGAGGACGTGGAGGCGCGTCGCTCGTTCATCCAGCGCAATGCCAAGGACGTTCGGTTCCTGGACATCTGA
- the gyrA gene encoding intein-containing DNA gyrase subunit A: MTDSPESTPNEPEVPEALAAVVSHDRIEPVGLEVEMQRSYLDYAMSVIVGRALPDVRDGLKPVHRKILYAMFDSGYRPDRGYVKCSRVVGDVMGQFHPHGDSAIYDALVRMAQPWSLRYPLVDGNGNFGSPGNDPAAAMRYCVTADSRIRTAMGSVRIGDVVPGAASSSETDIELKVRDRNGDLVHASKFFHSGEHPTLRLRTREGYELTGTHNHPVLCLVDVAGVPTLLWKLLAEIAPGDRVVLQRSVPDEIGYPMLEHVEAAVLAGAYVSEGWTSADRVGFDNCDREFFVRVLAAYDLAVGGRRWVGTETTITGKTLHKLRGWISDFSGSILGELVGARSADKFVPEFVWQGPAAIKRAFLQALFEGDGSSSLLPRHTIQISYSTRSERLAREVQQLLLEFGVISRHCRYDSGEIKVVVTNRRDARIFAAQVGFLGRKQAKLESELALVPASSTALSSDHVPLVGDFIREHGASRWTERDWLRRHNVDRVERWERDRDEIAARITNAEVLDVVEPLVDGRFYYAEVAEVADAGVQPVYSIRVDTDDHSFVSDGFVSHNTECKLDPLAMEMLRDIDEDTVDLQDNYDGRAKEPTILPSRIPNLLINGSEGIAVGMATKIPPHNLREIGAAVQWCLEHPEADEAETLEALLEIVKGPDFPTHGLIVGQSGIQDAYRTGRGSIRMRAVVEVEEDKRGRPALVVSELPYQVNPDNLAERIAELIKEGKLGGIADIRDESSGRTGMRIVLVLKRDAVAKVVLNNLYKHTQLQETFGANMLALVDGVPRTLNLAQFIRYYVEHQIEVIRRRTAFRLRKAEERAHILRGLAKALDALDEVIALIRRSPTVEDARQGLIRLLEIDEIQATAILDMQLRRLAALERQRILDDLAKLEVEIADLKDILAKPERQRRIVSEELGEIVAKWGDDRRTKIIPFDGEVSMEDLIAREDVVVTITRTGYAKRTKVDLYRSQRRGGKGVSGATLRQDDIVSHFFVCSTHDWMLFFTNKGRVYRAKAYELPEASRVAKGQHVANLLAFQPDEQIAQIIEIPNYQVAPYLVLATKNGLVKKTRLEEFDSNRSGGIIAINLRDEDELVGAALVAPSDDLLLVSKNAQAIRFNATDEALRPMGRATSGVIGMRFSEEDELLAMEVVREGLDVLVATNGGYAKRTPIEEYPVQGRGGKGVLTAKITERRGGLVGAVVIDPDDELFAITSNGGVIRTPVKPVRRTRDRNTMGVKLMDLPDGVTIVAIARNADEPDEQD; this comes from the coding sequence GTGACCGATTCCCCCGAGTCCACACCTAACGAGCCCGAGGTCCCCGAGGCGCTGGCCGCCGTCGTCTCGCACGACCGGATCGAGCCGGTCGGGCTCGAGGTGGAGATGCAGCGCTCCTACCTCGACTACGCGATGAGCGTCATCGTCGGGCGGGCGCTGCCGGACGTCCGGGACGGGCTCAAGCCGGTCCACCGCAAGATCCTGTACGCCATGTTCGACTCCGGCTACCGGCCGGACCGCGGCTACGTGAAGTGCTCCCGGGTCGTCGGCGACGTGATGGGCCAGTTCCACCCGCACGGCGACTCGGCCATCTACGACGCCCTGGTCCGGATGGCCCAGCCCTGGTCGCTGCGCTACCCCCTGGTCGACGGCAACGGCAACTTCGGTTCGCCCGGAAATGATCCGGCTGCGGCCATGAGATATTGCGTTACGGCAGATTCCCGTATTCGTACCGCAATGGGAAGCGTGCGGATCGGCGACGTGGTGCCGGGCGCCGCGTCGAGCAGCGAGACCGACATCGAGCTCAAGGTCCGCGACCGCAACGGCGACCTGGTCCACGCCTCGAAGTTCTTCCACTCGGGCGAGCACCCGACGCTGCGGCTGCGCACCCGCGAGGGGTACGAGCTGACCGGCACCCACAACCACCCGGTGCTCTGCCTGGTGGACGTGGCCGGCGTGCCGACCCTGCTCTGGAAGCTGCTCGCCGAGATCGCCCCCGGTGATCGGGTGGTCCTCCAGCGCAGCGTGCCGGACGAGATCGGCTACCCGATGCTTGAGCATGTCGAGGCTGCCGTCCTCGCGGGTGCTTATGTCAGTGAGGGCTGGACATCTGCTGATCGCGTCGGCTTCGACAACTGCGATCGGGAGTTCTTTGTCCGCGTCCTGGCGGCTTACGACCTCGCCGTGGGTGGTCGACGTTGGGTCGGAACCGAAACGACCATCACCGGCAAGACGCTGCACAAGCTACGCGGCTGGATTTCCGACTTTTCGGGATCGATCCTCGGTGAGTTGGTTGGCGCGCGCAGCGCTGACAAGTTCGTGCCGGAGTTCGTCTGGCAGGGGCCGGCCGCCATCAAGCGGGCCTTCCTTCAGGCGCTCTTCGAGGGCGACGGATCGTCCTCGCTGCTGCCGCGCCACACCATCCAGATCTCGTACTCCACCCGCAGCGAGCGGCTCGCCCGCGAGGTGCAGCAGTTGCTGCTGGAGTTCGGCGTGATCAGCCGGCATTGCCGGTACGACAGCGGCGAGATCAAGGTCGTCGTCACCAACCGCCGGGACGCCCGAATCTTCGCCGCCCAGGTCGGCTTCCTCGGCCGCAAGCAGGCCAAACTGGAGTCCGAACTGGCCTTGGTGCCGGCGAGCAGCACCGCCCTCTCCAGCGACCACGTGCCGCTGGTCGGTGACTTCATCCGGGAGCACGGCGCGAGCCGGTGGACCGAGCGGGACTGGCTGCGCCGGCACAACGTGGACCGGGTCGAGCGGTGGGAGCGGGACCGCGACGAGATCGCGGCGCGGATCACCAACGCCGAGGTGCTCGACGTGGTCGAGCCGCTTGTCGACGGGCGTTTCTACTACGCCGAGGTGGCCGAGGTCGCGGACGCGGGTGTGCAGCCGGTCTACAGCATCCGGGTCGACACCGACGATCACTCGTTCGTCTCCGACGGTTTCGTCAGCCACAACACCGAGTGCAAGCTCGACCCCCTCGCCATGGAGATGCTGCGGGACATCGACGAGGACACCGTCGACCTGCAGGACAACTACGACGGCCGGGCCAAGGAGCCCACCATCCTGCCGTCGCGGATCCCGAACCTGCTGATCAACGGCTCCGAGGGCATCGCGGTCGGCATGGCCACCAAGATCCCGCCGCACAACCTGCGCGAGATCGGCGCAGCGGTGCAGTGGTGTCTGGAGCATCCGGAGGCCGACGAGGCCGAAACCCTCGAAGCACTCTTGGAGATCGTCAAGGGTCCGGACTTCCCCACCCACGGTCTGATCGTCGGTCAGTCCGGCATTCAGGACGCGTACCGCACGGGTCGTGGCTCGATCCGGATGCGGGCCGTGGTGGAGGTGGAGGAGGACAAGCGGGGCCGGCCGGCGCTGGTGGTCAGTGAGCTGCCGTACCAGGTGAACCCGGACAATCTCGCCGAGCGGATCGCCGAGCTGATCAAGGAGGGCAAGCTCGGCGGGATCGCCGACATCCGCGACGAGTCCTCCGGGCGTACCGGTATGCGGATCGTGCTGGTGCTCAAGCGCGACGCGGTCGCGAAGGTGGTGCTGAACAACCTCTACAAGCACACGCAGCTTCAGGAGACCTTCGGCGCGAACATGCTGGCGCTGGTCGACGGGGTGCCGCGCACGCTGAACCTGGCGCAGTTCATCCGCTACTACGTCGAGCACCAGATCGAGGTGATCCGGCGGCGGACCGCGTTCCGGCTGCGTAAGGCGGAGGAGCGCGCGCACATCCTGCGCGGTCTGGCCAAGGCGCTGGACGCGCTGGACGAGGTGATCGCGCTGATCCGGCGCTCGCCGACGGTTGAGGACGCCCGGCAGGGTCTGATCCGGTTGCTGGAGATCGACGAGATCCAGGCCACCGCGATCCTGGACATGCAGCTGCGTCGGCTCGCCGCGCTGGAGCGGCAGCGGATCCTCGACGATCTGGCCAAGCTGGAGGTGGAGATCGCCGACCTCAAGGACATCCTGGCCAAGCCGGAGCGGCAGCGTCGGATCGTCTCGGAGGAGTTGGGGGAGATCGTCGCCAAGTGGGGCGACGACCGCCGCACCAAAATCATTCCGTTCGACGGCGAGGTCTCGATGGAGGACCTCATCGCGCGGGAGGACGTGGTCGTCACGATCACCCGGACCGGGTACGCCAAGCGGACCAAGGTTGATCTCTACCGCTCGCAGCGGCGGGGCGGTAAGGGCGTCAGTGGTGCCACGCTGCGGCAGGACGACATCGTCAGCCACTTCTTCGTCTGCTCGACGCACGACTGGATGCTGTTCTTCACGAACAAGGGGCGGGTGTACCGGGCCAAAGCGTACGAGCTTCCGGAGGCCAGTAGGGTGGCCAAGGGCCAGCACGTGGCCAACCTGCTCGCCTTCCAACCGGACGAGCAGATCGCACAGATCATCGAGATCCCGAATTACCAGGTGGCTCCCTACCTGGTCCTGGCGACGAAGAACGGCCTGGTGAAGAAGACGCGGCTTGAGGAGTTCGACTCCAACCGGTCCGGCGGCATCATCGCGATCAACCTGCGCGATGAGGACGAGCTGGTCGGTGCTGCGCTCGTCGCTCCCAGCGACGACCTGCTGCTGGTCTCGAAGAACGCTCAGGCGATCCGGTTCAACGCCACGGACGAGGCCCTGCGCCCGATGGGTCGGGCGACCTCAGGTGTGATCGGCATGCGCTTCAGCGAGGAAGATGAACTGCTGGCCATGGAGGTCGTCCGGGAGGGTCTGGACGTCCTGGTGGCCACGAACGGCGGATACGCGAAACGTACCCCGATCGAGGAATACCCGGTGCAGGGCCGGGGAGGTAAGGGTGTGCTGACTGCGAAGATCACCGAGCGACGCGGTGGTCTGGTCGGCGCTGTCGTGATCGACCCGGACGATGAGCTGTTCGCTATCACCAGCAACGGTGGCGTCATCCGGACTCCGGTGAAGCCTGTACGCCGTACGCGTGACCGGAACACAATGGGGGTCAAGCTGATGGACCTTCCGGACGGCGTGACTATCGTGGCGATTGCTCGCAATGCCGACGAGCCTGACGAACAGGACTAG
- a CDS encoding DUF3566 domain-containing protein, whose amino-acid sequence MTETQAKSGNAGTSANPVDEDAAKSGTPATGRAAVGRATVPADAPAPKFTRAPGMAPPPDKPTDESEGDVAEEKSTEGGSATEATTTSVGKPSPVQPTVASGGKPSPGATGILPAASTSTTGTQPRVTGVGPKPDATRSFGLGRPANGGGLPPGVSTAVGAARVGEAVRAARTSVSSAASRGPRRARLNLKRIDPWSVMKFAFALSVVLFIVIVVATSVLYLALDAMGVFSSVNDSLGDLVNAGGGQSTDGFQITARGVIFSSALIGLVNVVLFTALATLGAFVYNVCADLVGGIELTLAERD is encoded by the coding sequence ATGACGGAGACACAGGCGAAGTCGGGGAACGCGGGGACCTCGGCCAACCCGGTCGACGAGGACGCCGCGAAGAGCGGCACGCCAGCGACCGGCCGCGCGGCCGTGGGCCGGGCCACCGTCCCTGCCGACGCGCCTGCCCCGAAATTCACCCGGGCTCCCGGAATGGCCCCACCTCCCGACAAGCCGACAGACGAATCGGAGGGCGACGTCGCGGAGGAGAAGTCGACGGAGGGCGGCAGCGCCACGGAAGCCACCACGACCTCGGTCGGTAAGCCGTCCCCTGTCCAGCCGACCGTTGCCTCTGGGGGCAAGCCCTCTCCGGGTGCGACCGGAATCCTGCCGGCGGCCAGCACCAGCACCACCGGTACCCAGCCCCGGGTGACCGGGGTGGGTCCGAAGCCGGACGCGACCCGGTCGTTCGGGCTCGGCCGACCGGCCAACGGTGGTGGGCTGCCCCCGGGGGTCAGCACGGCGGTGGGCGCCGCGCGGGTCGGTGAGGCGGTACGCGCCGCGCGTACCTCGGTCAGCTCGGCTGCCTCACGCGGGCCGCGCCGGGCCCGCCTGAACCTCAAGCGGATCGACCCGTGGTCGGTGATGAAGTTCGCCTTCGCGTTGTCGGTGGTGCTGTTCATCGTCATCGTCGTGGCGACCTCGGTGCTGTATCTGGCGCTGGACGCGATGGGTGTGTTCAGCAGCGTGAACGACAGCCTCGGTGACCTGGTCAACGCGGGTGGTGGGCAGAGCACCGACGGCTTCCAGATCACCGCACGCGGGGTGATCTTCAGTTCGGCGTTGATCGGCCTGGTCAACGTCGTGCTGTTCACCGCGCTGGCCACCCTCGGTGCGTTCGTCTACAACGTCTGCGCCGACCTGGTTGGCGGCATCGAGCTGACCCTCGCCGAGCGGGACTGA
- a CDS encoding DLW-39 family protein, whose protein sequence is MFKKLLILVGVVGVAAVVAKKVKEANDERALWHEATTSTDLR, encoded by the coding sequence ATGTTCAAGAAGCTGTTGATCCTGGTTGGTGTCGTCGGCGTGGCCGCGGTGGTGGCCAAGAAGGTCAAGGAAGCCAACGACGAGCGCGCCCTCTGGCACGAGGCGACCACCTCGACGGACCTGCGCTGA
- a CDS encoding L-threonylcarbamoyladenylate synthase: MPADGDVGEAAALLRTGSLVAFPTETVYGLGANALDARAAARIFEAKQRPSFDPLITHLADVADLEPLVGPVSPAVAALAARFWPGPLTLIVDRPERIPPIVTSGLDSMAVRVPDHEHARRLIAAAGVPVAAPSANRFGQLSPTRAEHVVRGLGAAVDVVLDGGPTRCGIESTIVDARGDRPVVLRLGALPVEELEKVTGPVTVRPGSSGQPVAPGTLAAHYAPRTPLRLLAGAESAGAGGAGRGYLAFRDRPAGGWAAVEVLSASGDLTEAAARLFDALHRLDAARVTEIVAEPVPDTGVGRAVNDRLRRAAATWDPVVFE, translated from the coding sequence CTGCCTGCCGACGGTGACGTCGGCGAGGCGGCTGCCCTGTTGCGTACGGGCAGCCTGGTGGCCTTTCCGACGGAGACGGTCTACGGGCTGGGCGCGAACGCGTTGGACGCGCGGGCGGCGGCCCGGATCTTCGAGGCGAAGCAGCGGCCGAGCTTCGATCCGCTGATCACCCATCTCGCCGACGTGGCGGACCTGGAACCGCTGGTGGGGCCGGTGTCGCCGGCCGTGGCGGCGCTGGCCGCGCGGTTCTGGCCGGGGCCGTTGACGCTGATCGTGGACCGACCGGAGAGGATCCCGCCGATCGTCACCTCCGGGCTGGACAGCATGGCGGTGCGGGTGCCGGATCACGAGCACGCTCGGCGGTTGATTGCCGCTGCCGGGGTTCCGGTGGCCGCGCCGAGCGCGAACCGGTTCGGGCAGCTGAGTCCCACCCGTGCGGAGCACGTGGTGCGCGGGCTGGGTGCGGCCGTGGACGTGGTGCTCGATGGCGGGCCGACCCGCTGCGGGATTGAGTCGACGATCGTGGACGCCCGGGGGGACCGGCCGGTGGTGCTGCGGCTCGGTGCGTTGCCGGTGGAGGAGTTGGAGAAGGTGACCGGGCCGGTGACGGTCCGGCCGGGTAGCTCGGGGCAGCCGGTCGCACCGGGCACCTTGGCCGCGCACTATGCGCCGCGTACGCCGTTGCGGCTGCTTGCCGGCGCGGAGTCGGCGGGTGCCGGCGGTGCGGGGCGCGGGTATCTGGCGTTCCGGGACCGGCCGGCGGGCGGCTGGGCGGCGGTTGAGGTGCTCTCCGCCTCCGGGGACCTGACCGAGGCGGCGGCTCGCCTCTTCGACGCGTTGCATCGACTGGACGCCGCCCGGGTGACCGAGATCGTCGCGGAGCCGGTGCCGGACACCGGTGTGGGGCGGGCCGTCAATGACCGGCTGCGCCGCGCCGCCGCGACCTGGGATCCCGTCGTCTTCGAGTAA